Sequence from the Nitrincola iocasae genome:
GAGCAACGACAACCTGAGCAGGTTGTGCGCCTGCAATCGGATGCACCATCCGCAGGTCCGGTTGCTGAGGCCGTGACTGGCGAGGCAAATTACCTGCCTGCCCTCGATGCCACCCCGCCTCAGCAGGTGGGGCTAGCGTTGCAGGATACATCCAGAGAGCCCTCCTTGCCCACTGATGAGCCTCGCCGGCGTTCCTCGCGCAAGGTCGATGTTGAAGGTGGGGTCAAGCATCAATCGAATTTGAATCCTGCATTTACTTTTCACGCTTTCGTCCAGGGTAAGTCCAACCAGTTAGCCCTTGCGGCTGCTCAGCAGGTGGCCGACAATCCGGGTGGCGGTTACAATCCGTTATTTATTTATGGGGGGGTTGGCCTGGGTAAAACGCATTTGATGCATGCTGTGGGTTGCGAGATGCTCAAGCGTAATCCCAATGCGCGGATAGTCTATCTACACTCAGAGCGCTTTGTAGCCGATATGGTTAAAGCGCTGCAGCTAAATGCTATTAATGATTTCAAACGCTACTACCGTTCTGTTGATGCGCTGTTGATCGATGATATTCAGTTTTTTGCGGGTAAGGAGCGCTCTCAGGAAGAGTTCTTTCATACTTTTAACGCGCTGCTTGAAGGTGGCCAGCAACTGATCCTGACCAGTGATCGCTATCCCAAGGAAATTTCTGGTGTTGAGGAGCGCCTGAAGTCGCGCTTTGGTTGGGGGCTGACAGTGCCGATTGAGCCTCCTGAACTCGAAACACGTGTAGCTATATTGATGAAAAAAGCCGAGGAAGCGCGTATCCAGTTACCGGATGATTCAGCCTTTTTCCTGGCACAGAAAATTCGTTCCAACGTGCGGGAGCTTGAAGGTGCACTGAAGCGCGTGATAGCGAATGCTCACTTCACTGGTAGTGAGATAAATACACCTTTTATTAAAGAATCGCTGAAAGATCTGCTTGCCCTGCAGGATAAGCAGGTTAGTATTGATAATATTCAGCGAGTTGTCGCAGATTACTATAAAATTAAGATCAATGATCTTCTTTCGAAGCGTCGTAGTCGTTCTGTTGCTCGACCACGGCAGATGGCTATGTCATTATCGAAGGAACTGACCAATCATAGCCTGCCTGAAATTGGCAGCGCTTTTGGTGGTAGAGATCATACGACGGTTCTTCATGCGTGTCGTAAAATAAAGGAGCTTCGCGAAAGCAACAACGACATTAGTGAAGATTATAAAAACCTGCTGCGTCATCTGACGGCGTAGCGCTCAGATCCTGACCAAGGAATGAAGCCATGAGATTCGTCATTTCCAGAGAAGCACTGATCAGACCCTTGCAGTTGGTGGCTGGTGTAGTTGAACGCCGTCAGACCATGCCGGTACTCTCCAATATTCTTCTGGTTGCTGAGGAGGGTATGCTGTCCCTGACCGGTACCGATCTTGAAGTCGAACTGGTTGCGCGTATTCCGCTGCAGGAACTGTCCGAACCTGGCTCGGTAACTGTACCGGCGCGTAAATTAATGGATATCTGTAAGTCTCTTTCAGATGATGCGCTGGTCGAAATCA
This genomic interval carries:
- the dnaA gene encoding chromosomal replication initiator protein DnaA; protein product: MSEALWERCLSGLREEFPSQQFNTWIRPLRLADCTVDRLILTAPNRFVKDWVTDKYLNHIRQTFINVSGNLSADVSIDITAKPRAANGETGFLSAHAPPVVQAEPEQRQPEQVVRLQSDAPSAGPVAEAVTGEANYLPALDATPPQQVGLALQDTSREPSLPTDEPRRRSSRKVDVEGGVKHQSNLNPAFTFHAFVQGKSNQLALAAAQQVADNPGGGYNPLFIYGGVGLGKTHLMHAVGCEMLKRNPNARIVYLHSERFVADMVKALQLNAINDFKRYYRSVDALLIDDIQFFAGKERSQEEFFHTFNALLEGGQQLILTSDRYPKEISGVEERLKSRFGWGLTVPIEPPELETRVAILMKKAEEARIQLPDDSAFFLAQKIRSNVRELEGALKRVIANAHFTGSEINTPFIKESLKDLLALQDKQVSIDNIQRVVADYYKIKINDLLSKRRSRSVARPRQMAMSLSKELTNHSLPEIGSAFGGRDHTTVLHACRKIKELRESNNDISEDYKNLLRHLTA